From the genome of Metallibacterium scheffleri:
GCGGTGCGCAAGGCCTGCAGCCGCGGGCGTTCGGCAGCGGGCAGGGTACTGGCGAGGCGCACGCTGAGGATGCGCGTGCGCTGCGCGGCATCGCGATAAAAACCCAGTGGCCCATGCCCGCGCGGCAGTTCCGCAAGCAGGTCCATGCCCTGCACCACGCGCCCGACCAGGGCGATGTTGCGATCGAGCTGGCGCGGCGCCTGGCCGATCACCGCGTAGAGCTCGGCACCGTTGCCGGTATCCGGCGGATTGTCGCGGCCCACGCCGACCATGCCGTAACAGTGCAGCAGCCAGGCGTGCTGTGTGCGCGGGTTCTCGCCTACCGGGAAGCCGTCCACGAACCCGACCTCGGGCGCGTACACGTCGCCATCGGGCAGGCGCGTGAAGTCGAGCCCGCGGGCGCTACGCTCGTATTCGGCCGGCAGCGCGCGCGGCAGGCCGGCAGGCAGCGCGCGCTGCCGTGGCGTGCCGGCGTCGGGATCGCCCCACTGCGTGACGAAATCGTCCTGCACGCGGGTGATGGCCAGGCCATCCCAGTAGTGCGCGCGCGCCAGCATCTCGATGTTGGCCACGTGCGCCGGCGCGAACCGCGGCGCCAGCTCGATCACCACGCGGCCCTGCGGCAACCGCATCACCAGCAGGCGCGCCGGGTTCAAGTTGCGCCATGCCGAGGCCGGCGCATCCGCCAGGATCCGCGCCATGCCGCGCGGGGCGGGCGCTGCCTGCGCGCAGGTCGGCGCGGTCAGGGTCATCGACAACGCGATCAGCAAGAACAGGCTGCGGTGCATGGCGCGGGCTCCGGAGGCGTGCGGGTGGCGCAGCGTAGCCCATCCGCCGCGCACGGCATTCAGCGTGGCGCGGCGGTGAATACGTCGCGGCCGAAGGGTTTCACCTGCGCGCCCGCGGCGTAGCCCAGGTGCGACAGACCGAAGAAATCCTCGACCGTGCGCAGGAATCCGTAGTGGTTGTACGGCACGTTGGAGACCGTGCCCGGCTTGATGAAGGGCGAGATCGCCACCGCGCCGATGCGGCCGCCGCCGGGACCGAACTTGCCGGGTTGCGGGCCGCCGGGCTGGGGCTGCTCGCCGCAGCACGATTTGCCGGTGGTGCCTTCATCGAAGGTGATCAGCAGCAGGCCATTCTTCTTGAATGCGGGCGCGGCGGTGATGATCGGCACCCACTTCCGCAACCAGGCGTTGGCCGAGATCAGGCCACCCGGCTGGCCGTTGGCGCAGGGCGCATCGTGGCCGTCGTCGCACAGGTCGGGGATGATGAAGTTGTAGTTGGGCGTGGTGGCGATGCTGGCCAGATCGTGTTGCAGCCGATCGAGATTGACCACGTGCGCGTCGCAGCGCGCCGGGTTGTCGACGATGCGCGCGAAATACACGAACGGATTGTGCTTGGCGGCGTACTGGTCCTTGGCGGTGGCCAGCTCGGTCCAGTCCTTGGCGCCCAGCGGCACGTGCCCGCAGGTGGCAGCCTCGCGCGCCGGATCCTTGCCCATGTCCTGGAAATAACCCTTCCAGGTGAGGTGTGCGGCTTCGAGTTGATCGGGCAGCGATGGCACCCACGCCGGATACACGCAACCGGTACCCAGCGCCTGGCCGTGCGGACCCTGCGTGCCCGGCAGCACTGGCACGTACTTGTGGCAATCGTGTTGCGTGTCGGGATTGGGCGCCTGGCCGCTGACCAGGGCGATGTAATTGTCCAGACTGTCGTGGCCGGTGGCGTAGTAGTGCGTCAACAGGGCGCCCTCGGCGGGCAAGGTGTGCGCCAGATAGGGCGCCAGCGACTGCGCGCCGAACGCCACTTGATACGGTTCGTTCTCCAGCACGATCACGAACACATGGCGCACCGGGGCCGCGGCCCTTGCTTGCGCGACGACCGGCAGCAGCGCGGCGCACGAGGAAATCAGCAGCGCGGCGAGCGCGGCAAAGGACAAGCGGCGAGTCTTCATGGATGTTCCCGAGGCGGAAGGACAGGGTGCGATTCTGGCTTTGCTATGTGACAGGCAGGCGCGGCAAAGATTCCATACGCCATACGCCATACGCATTGGCGTGGCGCTGGCGTGCAGAACAGAAAGTGTTCCTGGAGCGGAATGAAGAAGTAGCGTGTGAGTCGGGACTTGGTGGTCAGGGGGCGACTCGAGGATCAGCCCCGATTGCTCACTGACGGCGAGCACTGTGACCGAAGCCAGCTTCCGGCCCGAAGGAGACGTTGCAACTGCATGGGCCGAGTGACACAGTGCGACCCCTTCCGGACAGTCGCTGAGCGAATTTCATGGGAAGAGAGCAGACATTGCCGTGAGGGTTCGGCGCTTGGCGCTGCTGGCGCTTGAGCTGCAGTCGGTTGGCTTGGCTCCAGCCTCGCAGTGCTTTGTCCACGGCTTTCATCCCTGACCGATTATTAAATCGGCAGCAACAGCATGAAAGCTCAAATCGCCGACTAACCAACGCGTGGGGTTAATCGGAAGTCTCCTGAGGAGATGTTAGGATCGCGCAATGGGGGGAGTGAAGCATCAGATAACCATCGGACGCACCCGCGAGGTGCGCGGGCCTGACGCTCTGGAACAGGGCTTTGCGGGCATGGTCATCGCGGTCGCGATGGTGATCGCCGTGTGGTTCGGCATCCAGCTGGCCCAGATGACGCAGACTCTCGATGCAGTCTCCGTCGCCAGCGGCCCGCAAATCAACGCAGTCATCTACCACGCGGTGCACGGTCGATGGCCGTCGTCGCGAAACCGCGACATCGTCGCCGCCGATAGCAACGGCAATTATGTCGAGCATCTGGCACTGGGCGAAGGCGGAGTCATCACCGCAGAACTGAGGCTTGGCCCGGCACTAGGGGTCCTGACCGGTCGTGGCGCCCGCTTGCCAAGCAGCATCCACGGGTTCCTGTCGTTCCGGCCCGAGCTGCTCGGATCGAAGGACGCACCAAGCATTTCGTTCCTGTGTGGCTACGCGAAGCCGGTCGCCGGAGCGATCGAGACCACCACCGCGAACCGCACCACACTTCCCAAAAAATATCTCCCACCCTTTTGCCGGTGACCACGAATGGATGCATTGAAGCTCGATGACCCACGGGATTTCGTCACGCGCCAGTACGCGAACCTCGTCGCCAATGGCCTGAACGAGGAATCGGCGCGGGCGCGGTTGCGCGAGGTTCTTGGCGCGGCGGCCGTGGAGCTTCTCGACAGCAACGGCGCGGACGCCGGCGCGACGCGCCCGGCCGATGCAGGCGTTGCCCATCGACTGGTCGATGCCGCGAGCCGTTTGGGGGGAAGCGCGGCCGACGCGCAAGCCGCGCTCATCCACTCGCTCGCAGAGGCCAGGCTGTTCGCGCTCGACTGGTGGCGGCCGGTCCGAACATTCCTGCTCTACATCCTGTTCCTGCTGGGGTTGGCCGTGGTGATCGCGATCATCTACGCGATCTTTGTGCTGCCGGCCTTCAGCCACCTCGACCAAGCGATGGGCGTGCGCGGCGGCGCTGCGGGCTGGATCAGGGCCAAAGGCGCGTTCCGCTTGTTTGCACCACTGGTAGTGATGGCGTTCGCGTTCGCCTTCCTCACAACACGGTGGTTTCGCATGCGGCAGCGCATCGCGAGGCTCGAACCGCTCGCCAGCCAGTCTCGCTTCGGATGGCTACATGGCCGGAGCGAAGCCGCGTTTCAGACCCTCAGGTGTCTTGAATTTGCAGCTGCGCTCAAGGCCGCAGGCGTGGCGGATGCGTTGGTGCTCGAGCCAGCTTTGCAAGTGGCCGGTTGGCATGCAAAGGAGACGCGCCAGGCTGCGGGGGACCGGCTGGAAGAAAAGCTCGGACAGGCCGAACGCCTTGGCACGTTCGGTGCGGAACTCGAATGGCAGCGTCGCCTGCACTGGTCCACGACCCAGGCGCAACTCGAATTGTCGCGCGACCGGTTGATCCTATTCTCGCGAGTGCTGTTCTACATCCTGATCGGCATCATGGTCACGGTGCTATACATCCCGATCTTTTCGGTCGCCAGCATGTTTGGAGTGCATTGACGATGACACGCAAACGCGGATTTACGCTTATTGAACTGATGATCGTCGTCGCCATCATCGGTATCCTCGCGGCCATCGCGATTCCGGCCTATCAGAACTACATCATTCGCGCGCAGACCACGGAAGCCTTTTCACTGGCGTCGTTTGTGAAGCCGAAAATCGTCGAATACTACCGTCAGTTCGGCCATTTCCCCGCAGACAACCGGGCGGCGGGCGTGCCACCGGCGGGATCCATCATTGGCATCTACGTCGGCGCGGTGAACGTTGATCACGGCGCCATCAACGTCAGGTTTCGCGACAAGGACATCAACATCGCCTTGCAGGGCCAGGTGTTGAGCCTGCGACCGCTGGTCGTCAAGGGCAGCCCGCAGAGCCCGATGGCATGGGCCTGCGGCGACGCCGAGGCACCCTCCGGGATGGCGCCAATCGGCAAGAACCGTACAACCCTCAAGCTGATGTACTTGCCCTCGAGCTGCCGCAATCCGTGAGCGAAAAACGGGACGAGGGACGTCACGCGGACGCCGGAACGGTGTGAGGGACAATTTCCTGCCGATGACTTTGGCGAATGGCGGCGTGGGCGCCAAAACCGGGGTCACCATTTCGCTGCCCCGGTCAGCAGGCACGCAAAAACTCGTCTCCGATTTGCGTCGGAGAGAACGTCCAAGATCTGCTCGGACACAGGGATGTCGCCACGACCCAAATATACCCACGTCCTCAATCGCAACGCCAGCGGGGTCCTGTGTCCATTAGATCGATGAATGCCTGGCGCTATGAACTCCACTGGAGCAGCGATCGGCCATGCCAGGGGCTCGCGCCGGCAGGCCCCCAAGGCACCAGTGCTACTGGTCCGGCCGAAGCGGATCGGCGCCGGCCGACCCAGAGCGGACGGTGGCACCCAGTGCCTAGTGCTGCTCAAAAGTGAGGGACGTCGGAGAGATAATCTCCACGCGTTGGGCGCATTAACGAGATCTGACATGAGTTCTCAAAAACGACGCGTCCGTTGGAGCTTGTTGGCAATTGCCGCGTTTCTGGTGTATCCAGTCTCCGCGGCTGGCGTCGACTGCAGTCGGACGCACGATCCCGTTGCGCGAACGATCTGCGCGAATCCAAAGATTTCGGCATTGGACTCGCAACTCTCAGTGGCTTACGCAGCCGCCCTGGTGAGGGACTCGTCGCATGCAAACGACTTGAAGCTGGACGAGATCAACTGGCTCGGCGAGCGCAATCAGGAAATGTGGGAGCTGCTTGCGAGCCAGCGTGAATTTCCATTACTCCCGAACGGTCTTGAAGCGACACTCGCAAAATTCTACCAGTTGCGCATTGCGTTCTTGCACGACATCGACAACGCTGCTGTCACGCGCGGCATGCCCATAGCCCAGAGGGTGCTCCACGCTGCCGCAACCTTGCCGGCACGCGCAACCGACCCGCTCAAAGCATTGGAAGCGGCCGGCCTCGTAGTCCTGCCAGAGGAGGCGCAGTCCGCATCGAGCCCGGAACGGGCTATCGCTACGCTTGCGGCACCACCGGATGCGGCGTTGCAAGCCGCGCTGGACCGTTTCCGTCCATATCCAGGTACGGTCGTCTATCTTCCTTCGGTGGGACTCGGTGGCGCGTTCTATATTGAGGGTACTGCCTACTGTCAGTACTGGGTGGTATTCGAAAAGCAGGGCAACGCGACGGTTCCCGTAAGTGGCCCCGCTGGCGGCCTCTTGGGGGGCTGCATTCGCGACGGTGGTTCTACCGGATACCTGGCCCTGATCCACGGTCACCCAGTCGCACTCGACGTGACCAATGACACATCATTCCCAAACATCACGGATTTCCAATGGCAACGTTGGCTGGGCGGGAGCACGTGGGGGCCCGCCAGGCGCATACGCTTCCGGTACGACTACAGTCTGAAATCATCCAGCGAGAACTTCTGCTCCAAGACATCGCCGGCATGTACGTTAATCGAAGGCGTTGCACTGGGCACAGCGCAGCGTTACATGCGCGACGCGTTGGCGCTCGCAAATCCTGCCGGTGAAACCGGAGCCCAAAAAGCACGCTTCAGGCAACTGCTACAACTAGCACCGCATCGCAAAGAGTGGGGATACTGCTGGTATCCGTTGTGGTTCCCAACACGATTGAAAGGAAAGCTTACGATCGGCGGCATCACCCAATCGCACATTGGGTGTCACCCAGTAAGTTCCCTAGACGTCGCATTTTGGGGAACCCGAAACCATGGGACTCAGTGGTGGCATGCCGATAGCACCATTGATGTCGACCGTGGGAAATTGCTGCTCGCGGCTCTCATGCCGCCCTTCAATCGACCTAATTCGCCCTGATCCTCACGGCCTTGGGCCCGTTGCAAGGATCGGCCACACTGGCGTCAAGGCGGTCTGAGTGGCACAGTGCGACCCAAAGCCGTCATTCTTCATCCTTGGCCGAACCAGCATTTTGACGTCAAACACCCAAGGTGGGAGCCGAGTGCGTGAATTGCGCTTGCTCGGATCTGTGCAGGGGGTACGGAGCAATCCGTATCCCTACTGCGAACGGCTGGCTGAGGATCAGCGCTAATCAGGACTTTCTATCGAAGCATAACTAGGACGGAAACATCATGGCAAAGTACTTGTATGAAGTTAGCCTCGAACGGGGAAGAGACAACCCGGCATTTTCAGCGTTCTTGAAAAATGCTATGAATCTAAATGGTAAGGCCCCGGATTTTGGTGGTATTAGTCGTGTATGTTTAGTCAGCCATCACATGGATATCGACACCATCAGATTGCTGTTCGAGGAAGGGCTAAAGAAAAGCAAGAGTGATTTGTCTGTCGAAGAAATTACAAAAGACTCCCTGGAGTCATTGACAGGCCACCATAGAATTTACACGGATACGATAAAAAATCTATTTTTACCGTACGACTCATACCCCAATATCAAATGACGCGCGCATTGCGAGCCGCTTAAGTTCAGGCGTTAGGTAGCCGCGCGAAGAGTCTAACCTCACCATAAGAGACTTCCCGTCAACGCCGCGCGCTTGAGGTTCTTGCCTTGAGCTTTCGGGCCATGGCTGGTCATCGTGTTGTCCTCTTTGCTGCGTCGTGCGTGTCAGTGCTGCGTGGTGATGCAACGAATGTCAGACTGCATTTCCATAAACGGTCTTGTTGCGCCGCT
Proteins encoded in this window:
- a CDS encoding peptidylprolyl isomerase; this translates as MNAVRGGWATLRHPHASGARAMHRSLFLLIALSMTLTAPTCAQAAPAPRGMARILADAPASAWRNLNPARLLVMRLPQGRVVIELAPRFAPAHVANIEMLARAHYWDGLAITRVQDDFVTQWGDPDAGTPRQRALPAGLPRALPAEYERSARGLDFTRLPDGDVYAPEVGFVDGFPVGENPRTQHAWLLHCYGMVGVGRDNPPDTGNGAELYAVIGQAPRQLDRNIALVGRVVQGMDLLAELPRGHGPLGFYRDAAQRTRILSVRLASTLPAAERPRLQALRTATPSFAALVAARRDRSNPWFVRQAGRIDVCNVPLPVRKLPAATP
- a CDS encoding alkaline phosphatase family protein, with translation MKTRRLSFAALAALLISSCAALLPVVAQARAAAPVRHVFVIVLENEPYQVAFGAQSLAPYLAHTLPAEGALLTHYYATGHDSLDNYIALVSGQAPNPDTQHDCHKYVPVLPGTQGPHGQALGTGCVYPAWVPSLPDQLEAAHLTWKGYFQDMGKDPAREAATCGHVPLGAKDWTELATAKDQYAAKHNPFVYFARIVDNPARCDAHVVNLDRLQHDLASIATTPNYNFIIPDLCDDGHDAPCANGQPGGLISANAWLRKWVPIITAAPAFKKNGLLLITFDEGTTGKSCCGEQPQPGGPQPGKFGPGGGRIGAVAISPFIKPGTVSNVPYNHYGFLRTVEDFFGLSHLGYAAGAQVKPFGRDVFTAAPR
- a CDS encoding pilin, giving the protein MTRKRGFTLIELMIVVAIIGILAAIAIPAYQNYIIRAQTTEAFSLASFVKPKIVEYYRQFGHFPADNRAAGVPPAGSIIGIYVGAVNVDHGAINVRFRDKDINIALQGQVLSLRPLVVKGSPQSPMAWACGDAEAPSGMAPIGKNRTTLKLMYLPSSCRNP
- a CDS encoding lysozyme inhibitor LprI family protein; amino-acid sequence: MSSQKRRVRWSLLAIAAFLVYPVSAAGVDCSRTHDPVARTICANPKISALDSQLSVAYAAALVRDSSHANDLKLDEINWLGERNQEMWELLASQREFPLLPNGLEATLAKFYQLRIAFLHDIDNAAVTRGMPIAQRVLHAAATLPARATDPLKALEAAGLVVLPEEAQSASSPERAIATLAAPPDAALQAALDRFRPYPGTVVYLPSVGLGGAFYIEGTAYCQYWVVFEKQGNATVPVSGPAGGLLGGCIRDGGSTGYLALIHGHPVALDVTNDTSFPNITDFQWQRWLGGSTWGPARRIRFRYDYSLKSSSENFCSKTSPACTLIEGVALGTAQRYMRDALALANPAGETGAQKARFRQLLQLAPHRKEWGYCWYPLWFPTRLKGKLTIGGITQSHIGCHPVSSLDVAFWGTRNHGTQWWHADSTIDVDRGKLLLAALMPPFNRPNSP